GAATTCATCCAACTCATTCAGTTGCAATAGCCTCTTCTCTCCCGCTGCCTGAAAATCAAGGTTGAGGAGCTTAATGGCCCAGTATGCTTTGTGTTCTAGCTTTACAGGGAGGTGACAGGACTTGCCATACAGCATCTGGAAAGGTGATTTCCCAATAGGAGTTTTGAATGCTGTCCTATATGTCCAAAGAGCATCCTCTAGCTTTCtggcccaatcctttcttgtggtTCCCACTGTCTTTTCTAAAATCCTCTTCAGCTCTTGATTAGCCAAATCAGCTTGGCCATTGGTCTGGGGTGATAGGGTGTAGCTACCTTATGAATTACCCCATATTTGTGAAGCAATTTCTCCATTTGTCTATTACAAAAATGGCCACCACCATCGCTAATAAAACCCTTAGGTACCCCATATCTGGTGAATATGTGTCTCTTGAGGAATTGGAGAATAATAGATGCATCGCAAGTGGTTGTTGCCATGCCCTCCACCCATTTTGAGACATATTCTACTGCTACTAGTATGCATTTAAAAGAGTGTAATGGGGGAAAGGGGCCGATGAAATCTATTCCCTAGAGATCAAATAGTTCTACTTCCAGAATGTAATTTTGAGGCATTTCATTCCTCCTTGTACTTAATTTACTTAATTTTATTCGCTTTAATCCCATTaggtgccttgatgtatttgttaagtgattttcaGGTTTCCAAGGCAAGTATGGGTTGAAGAAGTGAGGAAAAGAACATGCATAAGGGAAGAATTCAGGAAATGAAGGATTTGGAAAACTACCAACCCTGACCTCTCTGTACTAAATTGGTCATAAATTTGGAAATCGAACGTcaggggcttcaaaatgatatgtaATTTGCAATAGTGGGCATAAGTttaagtgtgcgtacgcacaggtacttgtgcatacgcacaagtcaGGATTCAGCatgtgtgcggacgcacagatctgtgcgtctgcacagatccctgcacgtgacctcattaattgGAAACCACTgagggtgatttctgggctccCAAAACCCAATTCAACTCATTTTTTGAAGCTATTTAAGGCCAAattgaagaggaatgaagggCGGGGGACAATTAGGTTTAccttttatcatgttttagtgtagttttctagagagagaagctcccccctctctctagaattatggttctttagtttaatttcatgtaattctacttttaattcttgcttttctttacttttccttgtcatttattgttattgcatctttattcttcttcattttgtttgttattttctttatcttgccatttttatgttatgcacactcttgttattttaattttaattaatgcacatttatgtttccatgtcatttatttctttctttagttGTTATTGTCACTTTCTTGCTTTGGtagttttagaatttattttattgcaatttaatgttattttatttccatgcacaccaagtgtttgataaaatacttggctTAGTTTTTTCATAGTTTTTCTCCACACTTGGCTTGGAATTGATGACTTTGGGgatccttgagtcattgatgtctattcttgtttgatatattagagtagttagttgatttggtctccCTTGACTCTATGTGACCCCTTAGTGTTTacataggacttagggattgaaatcaactatgcctatttgacttatcctcgatgttagggttgactaagtaggattaactcttcataatcatcatgtgtttgtggtcaatggctaggataggtaaccttagctctcaattacttgccaagaggtttcttgcactttaattttacttgttttgacttttattgcttttgacttttgatttcttgcatgttaagttttcacactcttggttgaaAAATTGGATGTTTGGGTGGAATTGAATTGTGGATGTCCATTTTGCATTGTGTGGGAATagttaattgatttggtttccattgaagctagtctttcactaagtaattagtgagttgaataagacttatggattgagatcaattacactcttttgactaattctcaaggaGGATTGACTAGTTTGGATTTATTCCAcacaattgccatgtttgtggtccacaactaggataggaatcccTAAACTCCCCAATTCTTGCCAAGAGTTGCCCTTTACGTTCCTTGCATGTttacttgctttcttttaattccttgcatatttatttgctttcttttaattccttgcatgtttatttaattccttgctatttacatttctttccTCTCTTGCATtcctaatgagcggataatttatacactttttggcattgtttttaggtagtttttagtaggatctagctacttttagggatgttttcattagtttttatgctaaattctcatttctggactttactacaagtttgtgtgtttttctatgatttcaataaatttctggctgaaattgagggacctgagcaaaactctgataaaaggctaacaaaggactgctaatgctgttggattctgacctccctgcactcgaaatggattttctggagctacagaactctaaatggcgcgatCAAtcgcgttggaaagtatacatccagagctttccagcaatatataatagtccatactttattcgagatttgatgatgtaaactagtgctcaacgccagttccatgctgcattctggagtcaaacgccagaaacatgtcacgaaccagagttgaatgccaaaaacacgttacaacttggcattcaactccaagataagcctcagatcgtgtaaagatcaagctcaacccaaacatacaacaagtgggccccggaagtggatttatgcatcaattacttacttctgtaaaccctagtcgctagtttagtataaataaaactttttactagtgtattagacatcctggattgtattttttgatcttttgatcacgtttgggggctggccattcagccatgcctgaaccttcatcacttatgtattttcaacggtggagtttctacataccatagattaaaggtgtggagctctgctgtacctcgagtttcaatgcaattactactattttctattcaattcatcttaTTCCTGTTATAAGATATTTGTTGcgcttcaacatgatgaatgtggtgatccgtgacactcatcattattctcacctatgaacgcgtgacagacaatcacttccgttctaccttagactgggcgcatatctcttggattccttaatcagaatcttcgtggtataagctagattgatggcggcattcatgagaatccggaaagtctaaaccttgtctgtggtattccgagtaggattcagggattgaatgactgtgacgagtttcaaactcgcgattattgggcgtgatgacaaacgcaaaagaatcaagagattctattccaacatgatcgagaaccgacagatgattagccgtgctgtgacagagcatttggaccttcttcactgagaggatgggatgtagccattgacaacagtgatgccctacatacagcttgccatggaaaggaataagaaggattgaaggaaggcagtaggaaagcagagatccaacagggacaagcatctccacacacttatctgaaattcccaccattgaattacatgagtaactctatctttattttctattttatttattattcaaaaactcaataacatttattatccgcctaactgagatttacaagatgatcttagcttgcttcataccaacaatctccatgggatcgacccttactcacgtaaggtattacttggacgacccagtgcacttgctggttagttgtgtggagttgtgactaagtgtgattcacgtttgagagcgctaccaagtttttggcgccattgttgatgatcacaattttgtgcaccaagtttttggcgtcgttgccggagattgttcgagtatggacaactgacggttcatcttgttgctcagattaggtaattttctttttttttattttcttttcaaaaagctttcaaaaatatttttcaaaatttgtcacctgttttcaaaaattttcagagTTTTCAAGAATGAATCCTAGAGTTTCATATAACATGTTTTAGCTTGGCTGGCTTTTTAAGCCATGTTTAATTCTAaggattttgattgaggactatgaattcattctttcttttttttttccaaaatatgttttcaaaaaatttattaggaaaatacaaaaatttcataaaatcataaaaaccaaaaatattttgtgtttcttgtttgagtcttgagtcaaattttatgtttggtgtcaattgcatgctttaaaaaatttttcttgcatttttcgaaaattcatgcattcatagtgttcttcatgatcttcaagttgttcttagtaagtcttcttgtttgatcttgatgttttcttgttttttgtcttttattgtttttcatgtgcatttttgcattcatattgtctaaacattaaatatttctaagtttggtgtcttacatgttttctttgcatcaaaaatttttcaaaaatatgttcttgatgttcatcatgatcttcaaagtgttcttggtgttcatcttgacattcatagtgttcttgaatgcatcttgtgttttgatccaaaatttttatgttttgggtcatttttatgtttttctctctcatcattaaaaattcaaaaaataaaaagatatcttttccttatttctctcaaaaatttcgaaaattttggttgacttagtcaaaaagttttaaaattagttgtttcttacaagtcaagtcaaattttcaaatttaaaaattttatcttttcaaaatctctttcaaaaatcaaatctttttcatttttttctattttcgaaaattttaaaaaattatttttcaaaaatatttttcttaatagtatttcatgattttcaaaaattactgatgagcggataatttgtacgctttttggcattgtttttagtatgtttttagtatgatcttgttagtttttagtatatttttattagtttttagttaaaattcacttttctggactttactatgagtttgtgtgtttttctgtgatttcaggtattttctggctgaaattgagggacctgagcaaaa
The genomic region above belongs to Arachis duranensis cultivar V14167 chromosome 3, aradu.V14167.gnm2.J7QH, whole genome shotgun sequence and contains:
- the LOC107479217 gene encoding uncharacterized protein LOC107479217 — protein: MGGGHGNNHLRCIYYSPIPQETHIHQIWGSYTLSPQTNGQADLANQELKRILEKTVGTTRKDWARKLEDALWTYRTAFKTPIGKSPFQMLYGKSCHLPVKLEHKAYWAIKLLNLDFQAAGEKRLLQLNELDEFRLEAYENAKIYKKKVKSWHDKRISKKEFKPGP